The Solea solea chromosome 19, fSolSol10.1, whole genome shotgun sequence genome has a window encoding:
- the LOC131446594 gene encoding RNA polymerase-associated protein RTF1 homolog — MLQREFGSKKLKIANKEKRGKESSGPRHTCKPDKKFQTIEEPKAEHERRKNKTAKHAPLKTSEVFSNNDKSSVNSRWRSHSSTHETQPKSQLISRPAELNRIRLSRHKLEHLCHMPFFAKTVTGCFVRIGIGKCNTKPVYRVTEIIEVVETAKVYQLGSTRTNKGLKLRHGSETRVFRLEFISNQDFTDSEFLKWKEAMMVARMQVPTHAQVAKKVQSIMEALNYKLSDKDIEVIVKEKARFRQAPLNYAMKKTQLLKDKAVAEKNRDYERVRVLKDELNELEERAEAINRQRTKNYFDVHDINQRKRRWNMAESQRALMDEGQNAKRQQQMDPCIRKRCKPIMVSNVRNSSVHAAILAHLDQKYGSGSTPEKNKLGQAKHPKDKHVPKPTPDLSGDLFQVHDFDINNDLQALNTEEKSLTVKLNVLPVRDNVEEGNELT; from the coding sequence ATGTTACAGAGGGAGTTTGGAAGTAAGAAGCTAAAAATAGCAAATAAagagaaaaggggaaaagaatCCTCAGGTCCAAGACACACCTGCAAACCTGACAAGAAGTTCCAAACCATAGAAGAACCCAAAGCTGAacatgagaggaggaaaaacaaaacagccaaaCATGCGCCCCTGAAGACGAGTGAGGTTTTCTCCAACAATGACAAGTCCTCAGTCAATAGTCGCTGGAGGTCGCACTCATCGACTCATGAGACTCAACCAAAGTCGCAGCTCATTTCACGACCAGCTGAGCTCAACAGGATCCGTCTGTCAAGGCACAAGCTGGAGCACTTGTGCCACATGCCCTTCTTTGCCAAGACAGTGACTGGCTGCTTTGTGAGGATAGGGATTGGCAAATGCAACACTAAACCAGTTTACAGGGTCACTGAAATCATAGAAGTGGTGGAGACGGCAAAGGTTTACCAGCTTGGTTCAACGCGAACAAACAAGGGACTAAAATTAAGGCATGGAAGCGAGACACGTGTTTTCAGGCTGGAATTTATATCCAATCAGGATTTTACAGACAGTGAGTTCCTGAAGTGGAAAGAGGCAATGATGGTTGCTAGGATGCAAGTACCAACTCATGCCCAAGTCGCCAAAAAAGTGCAGTCCATCATGGAAGCTCTGAACTACAAGCTCAGTGACAAAGACATTGAGGTTATTGTCAAGGAAAAGGCCAGATTCCGTCAAGCACCTCTGAATTATGCCATGAAGAAAACACAGTTACTTAAAGACAAGGCGGTGGCAGAAAAGAACAGAGACTATGAAAGAGTGCGAGTGCTTAAAGATGAGCTGAACGAGCTCGAGGAAAGGGCAGAAGCTATCAACAGACAGAGGACCAAGAACTATTTTGATGTCCATGATATTAACCAGAGGAAGAGACGCTGGAACATGGCTGAATCTCAGCGCGCTCTCATGGACGAAGGACAAAACgccaaaagacaacaacaaatggATCCTTGCATTCGTAAACGGTGCAAACCCATAATGGTGTCAAATGTCAGAAATTCATCAGTACATGCAGCCATTCTTGCTCATCTCGACCAGAAGTATGGCTCTGGGTCAACACCCGAGAAGAACAAGCTGGGTCAAGCTAAACACCCTAAAGATAAACATGTCCCCAAACCAACCCCTGACCTCTCAGGGGACTTATTTCAAGTCCATGATTTTGACATTAACAATGACCTTCAGGCTCTCAACACAGAGGAAAAGTCTCTGACGGTGAAACTCAATGTGTTGCCGGTGAGGGACAACGTGGAGGAGGGGAATGAGCTAACGTAG